The Engystomops pustulosus chromosome 4, aEngPut4.maternal, whole genome shotgun sequence genome contains a region encoding:
- the CBLL1 gene encoding E3 ubiquitin-protein ligase Hakai isoform X5, protein MGSLSGLDVRRRIPIKLISKQPNKNKLPARPMRNMNRIPSKPQQGEEEGFDYNEDERYDNKASDIFGNQRRFPAHVFWDFKLNLIGERDDTPVHFCDKCGLPIKIYGRMIPCKHVFCYDCALLHEKKADKLCPGTLVEESTDTYKRVSCNDPVQRIEQCVRGTLFMCSIVQGCKRTYLSQRDLQAHINHRHMRAAKPAARPQPEPIHPPMAPPPTDLADRFIMPPDKHLLSHMPPKQHILMPPPPIQHVPHEHFNQQHEDMRASPAEMSMAPPPPRNVPQDAFRINTRKHSNLITVPIQDDSGSGAREAPQAPGPSLHHPEYPGQPVVTHPHHIMPPQQHYAPPPPPPPPISHPMQHPPQGAGTPHMVYSQGPPPPLTTAPPPITPPPGHIIAQLPPYMNHPPPGPPPPQHGGPPVNAPPPHHYNPNSLPQFNEEQGTLSPPFTQPGGISPGIWPAPRGPPPPPRMQGPPNQAPIPGPHHPDQARYRPYYQ, encoded by the exons ATGGGATCTCTGAGTGGATTAGATGTCAGACGACGGATTCCAATCAAACTGATCTCCAAGCAACCAAACAAAAATAAACTCCCAGCTCGACCAATGAGGAATATGAATAGGATCCCTTCAAAGCCACAGCAAGGTGAAGAAG AAGGCTTTGATTACAATGAAGATGAAAGGTATGACAACAAAGCAAGTGATATATTTGGCAATCAAAGACGATTTCCTGCTCACGTCTTTTGGGACTTTAAG CTTAATCTTATAGGAGAAAGGGACGATACACCTGTTCATTTCTGTGACAAATGTGGCCTGCCTATTAAAATATACGGAAGAATG ATTCCTTGCAAGCATGTTTTCTGTTATGACTGTGCCCTGCTACATGAGAAAAAGGCAGATAAGCTTTGTCCAGG AACACTTGTTGAAGAGAGTACTGACACCTATAAACGTGTGAG CTGTAATGATCCAGTTCAAAGAATTGAGCAGTGTGTACGTGGCACACTCTTTATGTGCAGTATCGTGCAAGGATGCAAGAGAACTTACCTGTCCCAGAGAGACCTGCAGGCGCATATTAATCATCGGCATATGAGAGCAGCAAAGCCAGCCGCTCGGCCACAGCCTGAACCAATACATCCTCCTATGGCTCCACCACCCACTGATTTGGCTGATCGTTTCATTATGCCCCCAGACAAACACCTTTTGAGTCACATGCCACCAAAGCAGCACATACTGATGCCCCCACCACCAATTCAGCATGTGCCTCACGAGCATTTTAATCAGCAGCATGAAGATATGCGTGCTTCTCCTGCAGAAATGTCCATGGCTCCACCTCCACCCCGCAATGTTCCTCAAGATGCTTTCAGAATTAATACTAGAAAACACAGCAATTTAATAACAGTACCTATACAAGATGATTCTGGTTCAGGGGCTAGGGAAGCTCCTCAAGCACCTGGTCCATCTCTTCACCACCCTGAGTATCCTGGTCAACCAGTAGTAACTCATCCTCATCATATTATGCCTCCACAGCAACATTATGCACCAccccctccaccaccacctccaaTAAGTCATCCAATGCAACATCCACCTCAAGGAGCTGGTACACCCCACATGGTGTACAGCCAAGGACCCCCACCACCCTTGACTACTGCTCCACCGCCAATTACACCTCCACCTGGACATATAATTGCTCAGTTGCCGCCTTACATGAATCATCCTCCTCCAGGACCTCCACCACCACAACATGGCGGGCCACCTGTAAATGCCCCTCCTCCACATCATTATAACCCTAACTCTCTACCACAGTTTAATGAAGAGCAAGGAACTCTTAGCCCACCTTTTACACAGCCTGGTGGAATTAGCCCAGGCATATGGCCTGCACCCAGgggacctccaccaccaccacgaaTGCAGGGTCCTCCCAACCAAGCCCCTATTCCTGGGCCGCATCATCCTGATCAGGCTAGATACAGGCCATATTATCAGTGA
- the CBLL1 gene encoding E3 ubiquitin-protein ligase Hakai isoform X3, with protein sequence MDHSDNDLQGTNSMGSLSGLDVRRRIPIKLISKQPNKNKLPARPMRNMNRIPSKPQQEGFDYNEDERYDNKASDIFGNQRRFPAHVFWDFKLNLIGERDDTPVHFCDKCGLPIKIYGRMIPCKHVFCYDCALLHEKKADKLCPGTLVEESTDTYKRVSCNDPVQRIEQCVRGTLFMCSIVQGCKRTYLSQRDLQAHINHRHMRAAKPAARPQPEPIHPPMAPPPTDLADRFIMPPDKHLLSHMPPKQHILMPPPPIQHVPHEHFNQQHEDMRASPAEMSMAPPPPRNVPQDAFRINTRKHSNLITVPIQDDSGSGAREAPQAPGPSLHHPEYPGQPVVTHPHHIMPPQQHYAPPPPPPPPISHPMQHPPQGAGTPHMVYSQGPPPPLTTAPPPITPPPGHIIAQLPPYMNHPPPGPPPPQHGGPPVNAPPPHHYNPNSLPQFNEEQGTLSPPFTQPGGISPGIWPAPRGPPPPPRMQGPPNQAPIPGPHHPDQARYRPYYQ encoded by the exons ATGGACCATAGTG ACAATGATTTACAAGGGACGAACAGCATGGGATCTCTGAGTGGATTAGATGTCAGACGACGGATTCCAATCAAACTGATCTCCAAGCAACCAAACAAAAATAAACTCCCAGCTCGACCAATGAGGAATATGAATAGGATCCCTTCAAAGCCACAGCAAG AAGGCTTTGATTACAATGAAGATGAAAGGTATGACAACAAAGCAAGTGATATATTTGGCAATCAAAGACGATTTCCTGCTCACGTCTTTTGGGACTTTAAG CTTAATCTTATAGGAGAAAGGGACGATACACCTGTTCATTTCTGTGACAAATGTGGCCTGCCTATTAAAATATACGGAAGAATG ATTCCTTGCAAGCATGTTTTCTGTTATGACTGTGCCCTGCTACATGAGAAAAAGGCAGATAAGCTTTGTCCAGG AACACTTGTTGAAGAGAGTACTGACACCTATAAACGTGTGAG CTGTAATGATCCAGTTCAAAGAATTGAGCAGTGTGTACGTGGCACACTCTTTATGTGCAGTATCGTGCAAGGATGCAAGAGAACTTACCTGTCCCAGAGAGACCTGCAGGCGCATATTAATCATCGGCATATGAGAGCAGCAAAGCCAGCCGCTCGGCCACAGCCTGAACCAATACATCCTCCTATGGCTCCACCACCCACTGATTTGGCTGATCGTTTCATTATGCCCCCAGACAAACACCTTTTGAGTCACATGCCACCAAAGCAGCACATACTGATGCCCCCACCACCAATTCAGCATGTGCCTCACGAGCATTTTAATCAGCAGCATGAAGATATGCGTGCTTCTCCTGCAGAAATGTCCATGGCTCCACCTCCACCCCGCAATGTTCCTCAAGATGCTTTCAGAATTAATACTAGAAAACACAGCAATTTAATAACAGTACCTATACAAGATGATTCTGGTTCAGGGGCTAGGGAAGCTCCTCAAGCACCTGGTCCATCTCTTCACCACCCTGAGTATCCTGGTCAACCAGTAGTAACTCATCCTCATCATATTATGCCTCCACAGCAACATTATGCACCAccccctccaccaccacctccaaTAAGTCATCCAATGCAACATCCACCTCAAGGAGCTGGTACACCCCACATGGTGTACAGCCAAGGACCCCCACCACCCTTGACTACTGCTCCACCGCCAATTACACCTCCACCTGGACATATAATTGCTCAGTTGCCGCCTTACATGAATCATCCTCCTCCAGGACCTCCACCACCACAACATGGCGGGCCACCTGTAAATGCCCCTCCTCCACATCATTATAACCCTAACTCTCTACCACAGTTTAATGAAGAGCAAGGAACTCTTAGCCCACCTTTTACACAGCCTGGTGGAATTAGCCCAGGCATATGGCCTGCACCCAGgggacctccaccaccaccacgaaTGCAGGGTCCTCCCAACCAAGCCCCTATTCCTGGGCCGCATCATCCTGATCAGGCTAGATACAGGCCATATTATCAGTGA
- the CBLL1 gene encoding E3 ubiquitin-protein ligase Hakai isoform X4, which translates to MDHSDNDLQGTNSMGSLSGLDVRRRIPIKLISKQPNKNKLPARPMRNMNRIPSKPQQGFDYNEDERYDNKASDIFGNQRRFPAHVFWDFKLNLIGERDDTPVHFCDKCGLPIKIYGRMIPCKHVFCYDCALLHEKKADKLCPGTLVEESTDTYKRVSCNDPVQRIEQCVRGTLFMCSIVQGCKRTYLSQRDLQAHINHRHMRAAKPAARPQPEPIHPPMAPPPTDLADRFIMPPDKHLLSHMPPKQHILMPPPPIQHVPHEHFNQQHEDMRASPAEMSMAPPPPRNVPQDAFRINTRKHSNLITVPIQDDSGSGAREAPQAPGPSLHHPEYPGQPVVTHPHHIMPPQQHYAPPPPPPPPISHPMQHPPQGAGTPHMVYSQGPPPPLTTAPPPITPPPGHIIAQLPPYMNHPPPGPPPPQHGGPPVNAPPPHHYNPNSLPQFNEEQGTLSPPFTQPGGISPGIWPAPRGPPPPPRMQGPPNQAPIPGPHHPDQARYRPYYQ; encoded by the exons ATGGACCATAGTG ACAATGATTTACAAGGGACGAACAGCATGGGATCTCTGAGTGGATTAGATGTCAGACGACGGATTCCAATCAAACTGATCTCCAAGCAACCAAACAAAAATAAACTCCCAGCTCGACCAATGAGGAATATGAATAGGATCCCTTCAAAGCCACAGCAAG GCTTTGATTACAATGAAGATGAAAGGTATGACAACAAAGCAAGTGATATATTTGGCAATCAAAGACGATTTCCTGCTCACGTCTTTTGGGACTTTAAG CTTAATCTTATAGGAGAAAGGGACGATACACCTGTTCATTTCTGTGACAAATGTGGCCTGCCTATTAAAATATACGGAAGAATG ATTCCTTGCAAGCATGTTTTCTGTTATGACTGTGCCCTGCTACATGAGAAAAAGGCAGATAAGCTTTGTCCAGG AACACTTGTTGAAGAGAGTACTGACACCTATAAACGTGTGAG CTGTAATGATCCAGTTCAAAGAATTGAGCAGTGTGTACGTGGCACACTCTTTATGTGCAGTATCGTGCAAGGATGCAAGAGAACTTACCTGTCCCAGAGAGACCTGCAGGCGCATATTAATCATCGGCATATGAGAGCAGCAAAGCCAGCCGCTCGGCCACAGCCTGAACCAATACATCCTCCTATGGCTCCACCACCCACTGATTTGGCTGATCGTTTCATTATGCCCCCAGACAAACACCTTTTGAGTCACATGCCACCAAAGCAGCACATACTGATGCCCCCACCACCAATTCAGCATGTGCCTCACGAGCATTTTAATCAGCAGCATGAAGATATGCGTGCTTCTCCTGCAGAAATGTCCATGGCTCCACCTCCACCCCGCAATGTTCCTCAAGATGCTTTCAGAATTAATACTAGAAAACACAGCAATTTAATAACAGTACCTATACAAGATGATTCTGGTTCAGGGGCTAGGGAAGCTCCTCAAGCACCTGGTCCATCTCTTCACCACCCTGAGTATCCTGGTCAACCAGTAGTAACTCATCCTCATCATATTATGCCTCCACAGCAACATTATGCACCAccccctccaccaccacctccaaTAAGTCATCCAATGCAACATCCACCTCAAGGAGCTGGTACACCCCACATGGTGTACAGCCAAGGACCCCCACCACCCTTGACTACTGCTCCACCGCCAATTACACCTCCACCTGGACATATAATTGCTCAGTTGCCGCCTTACATGAATCATCCTCCTCCAGGACCTCCACCACCACAACATGGCGGGCCACCTGTAAATGCCCCTCCTCCACATCATTATAACCCTAACTCTCTACCACAGTTTAATGAAGAGCAAGGAACTCTTAGCCCACCTTTTACACAGCCTGGTGGAATTAGCCCAGGCATATGGCCTGCACCCAGgggacctccaccaccaccacgaaTGCAGGGTCCTCCCAACCAAGCCCCTATTCCTGGGCCGCATCATCCTGATCAGGCTAGATACAGGCCATATTATCAGTGA
- the CBLL1 gene encoding E3 ubiquitin-protein ligase Hakai isoform X2: MDHSDNDLQGTNSMGSLSGLDVRRRIPIKLISKQPNKNKLPARPMRNMNRIPSKPQQGEEGFDYNEDERYDNKASDIFGNQRRFPAHVFWDFKLNLIGERDDTPVHFCDKCGLPIKIYGRMIPCKHVFCYDCALLHEKKADKLCPGTLVEESTDTYKRVSCNDPVQRIEQCVRGTLFMCSIVQGCKRTYLSQRDLQAHINHRHMRAAKPAARPQPEPIHPPMAPPPTDLADRFIMPPDKHLLSHMPPKQHILMPPPPIQHVPHEHFNQQHEDMRASPAEMSMAPPPPRNVPQDAFRINTRKHSNLITVPIQDDSGSGAREAPQAPGPSLHHPEYPGQPVVTHPHHIMPPQQHYAPPPPPPPPISHPMQHPPQGAGTPHMVYSQGPPPPLTTAPPPITPPPGHIIAQLPPYMNHPPPGPPPPQHGGPPVNAPPPHHYNPNSLPQFNEEQGTLSPPFTQPGGISPGIWPAPRGPPPPPRMQGPPNQAPIPGPHHPDQARYRPYYQ, encoded by the exons ATGGACCATAGTG ACAATGATTTACAAGGGACGAACAGCATGGGATCTCTGAGTGGATTAGATGTCAGACGACGGATTCCAATCAAACTGATCTCCAAGCAACCAAACAAAAATAAACTCCCAGCTCGACCAATGAGGAATATGAATAGGATCCCTTCAAAGCCACAGCAAGGTGAAGAAG GCTTTGATTACAATGAAGATGAAAGGTATGACAACAAAGCAAGTGATATATTTGGCAATCAAAGACGATTTCCTGCTCACGTCTTTTGGGACTTTAAG CTTAATCTTATAGGAGAAAGGGACGATACACCTGTTCATTTCTGTGACAAATGTGGCCTGCCTATTAAAATATACGGAAGAATG ATTCCTTGCAAGCATGTTTTCTGTTATGACTGTGCCCTGCTACATGAGAAAAAGGCAGATAAGCTTTGTCCAGG AACACTTGTTGAAGAGAGTACTGACACCTATAAACGTGTGAG CTGTAATGATCCAGTTCAAAGAATTGAGCAGTGTGTACGTGGCACACTCTTTATGTGCAGTATCGTGCAAGGATGCAAGAGAACTTACCTGTCCCAGAGAGACCTGCAGGCGCATATTAATCATCGGCATATGAGAGCAGCAAAGCCAGCCGCTCGGCCACAGCCTGAACCAATACATCCTCCTATGGCTCCACCACCCACTGATTTGGCTGATCGTTTCATTATGCCCCCAGACAAACACCTTTTGAGTCACATGCCACCAAAGCAGCACATACTGATGCCCCCACCACCAATTCAGCATGTGCCTCACGAGCATTTTAATCAGCAGCATGAAGATATGCGTGCTTCTCCTGCAGAAATGTCCATGGCTCCACCTCCACCCCGCAATGTTCCTCAAGATGCTTTCAGAATTAATACTAGAAAACACAGCAATTTAATAACAGTACCTATACAAGATGATTCTGGTTCAGGGGCTAGGGAAGCTCCTCAAGCACCTGGTCCATCTCTTCACCACCCTGAGTATCCTGGTCAACCAGTAGTAACTCATCCTCATCATATTATGCCTCCACAGCAACATTATGCACCAccccctccaccaccacctccaaTAAGTCATCCAATGCAACATCCACCTCAAGGAGCTGGTACACCCCACATGGTGTACAGCCAAGGACCCCCACCACCCTTGACTACTGCTCCACCGCCAATTACACCTCCACCTGGACATATAATTGCTCAGTTGCCGCCTTACATGAATCATCCTCCTCCAGGACCTCCACCACCACAACATGGCGGGCCACCTGTAAATGCCCCTCCTCCACATCATTATAACCCTAACTCTCTACCACAGTTTAATGAAGAGCAAGGAACTCTTAGCCCACCTTTTACACAGCCTGGTGGAATTAGCCCAGGCATATGGCCTGCACCCAGgggacctccaccaccaccacgaaTGCAGGGTCCTCCCAACCAAGCCCCTATTCCTGGGCCGCATCATCCTGATCAGGCTAGATACAGGCCATATTATCAGTGA
- the CBLL1 gene encoding E3 ubiquitin-protein ligase Hakai isoform X1: protein MDHSDNDLQGTNSMGSLSGLDVRRRIPIKLISKQPNKNKLPARPMRNMNRIPSKPQQGEEEGFDYNEDERYDNKASDIFGNQRRFPAHVFWDFKLNLIGERDDTPVHFCDKCGLPIKIYGRMIPCKHVFCYDCALLHEKKADKLCPGTLVEESTDTYKRVSCNDPVQRIEQCVRGTLFMCSIVQGCKRTYLSQRDLQAHINHRHMRAAKPAARPQPEPIHPPMAPPPTDLADRFIMPPDKHLLSHMPPKQHILMPPPPIQHVPHEHFNQQHEDMRASPAEMSMAPPPPRNVPQDAFRINTRKHSNLITVPIQDDSGSGAREAPQAPGPSLHHPEYPGQPVVTHPHHIMPPQQHYAPPPPPPPPISHPMQHPPQGAGTPHMVYSQGPPPPLTTAPPPITPPPGHIIAQLPPYMNHPPPGPPPPQHGGPPVNAPPPHHYNPNSLPQFNEEQGTLSPPFTQPGGISPGIWPAPRGPPPPPRMQGPPNQAPIPGPHHPDQARYRPYYQ, encoded by the exons ATGGACCATAGTG ACAATGATTTACAAGGGACGAACAGCATGGGATCTCTGAGTGGATTAGATGTCAGACGACGGATTCCAATCAAACTGATCTCCAAGCAACCAAACAAAAATAAACTCCCAGCTCGACCAATGAGGAATATGAATAGGATCCCTTCAAAGCCACAGCAAGGTGAAGAAG AAGGCTTTGATTACAATGAAGATGAAAGGTATGACAACAAAGCAAGTGATATATTTGGCAATCAAAGACGATTTCCTGCTCACGTCTTTTGGGACTTTAAG CTTAATCTTATAGGAGAAAGGGACGATACACCTGTTCATTTCTGTGACAAATGTGGCCTGCCTATTAAAATATACGGAAGAATG ATTCCTTGCAAGCATGTTTTCTGTTATGACTGTGCCCTGCTACATGAGAAAAAGGCAGATAAGCTTTGTCCAGG AACACTTGTTGAAGAGAGTACTGACACCTATAAACGTGTGAG CTGTAATGATCCAGTTCAAAGAATTGAGCAGTGTGTACGTGGCACACTCTTTATGTGCAGTATCGTGCAAGGATGCAAGAGAACTTACCTGTCCCAGAGAGACCTGCAGGCGCATATTAATCATCGGCATATGAGAGCAGCAAAGCCAGCCGCTCGGCCACAGCCTGAACCAATACATCCTCCTATGGCTCCACCACCCACTGATTTGGCTGATCGTTTCATTATGCCCCCAGACAAACACCTTTTGAGTCACATGCCACCAAAGCAGCACATACTGATGCCCCCACCACCAATTCAGCATGTGCCTCACGAGCATTTTAATCAGCAGCATGAAGATATGCGTGCTTCTCCTGCAGAAATGTCCATGGCTCCACCTCCACCCCGCAATGTTCCTCAAGATGCTTTCAGAATTAATACTAGAAAACACAGCAATTTAATAACAGTACCTATACAAGATGATTCTGGTTCAGGGGCTAGGGAAGCTCCTCAAGCACCTGGTCCATCTCTTCACCACCCTGAGTATCCTGGTCAACCAGTAGTAACTCATCCTCATCATATTATGCCTCCACAGCAACATTATGCACCAccccctccaccaccacctccaaTAAGTCATCCAATGCAACATCCACCTCAAGGAGCTGGTACACCCCACATGGTGTACAGCCAAGGACCCCCACCACCCTTGACTACTGCTCCACCGCCAATTACACCTCCACCTGGACATATAATTGCTCAGTTGCCGCCTTACATGAATCATCCTCCTCCAGGACCTCCACCACCACAACATGGCGGGCCACCTGTAAATGCCCCTCCTCCACATCATTATAACCCTAACTCTCTACCACAGTTTAATGAAGAGCAAGGAACTCTTAGCCCACCTTTTACACAGCCTGGTGGAATTAGCCCAGGCATATGGCCTGCACCCAGgggacctccaccaccaccacgaaTGCAGGGTCCTCCCAACCAAGCCCCTATTCCTGGGCCGCATCATCCTGATCAGGCTAGATACAGGCCATATTATCAGTGA